Proteins from a single region of Calonectris borealis chromosome 14, bCalBor7.hap1.2, whole genome shotgun sequence:
- the VPS37C gene encoding vacuolar protein sorting-associated protein 37C, whose product MDTLRNRTVEELQELQENAEEIERLALESQEVQELQLEREMALAANRSLAEQNLKFQAPLETGRTDLSDKYEELQKLAERCKEQKAKLEKFSAAMHPQTLLDLLQVESQKIEEESEKMAEKFLEGEVPLETFLEQFSVMRKLSHLRRVRVEKLQEILRKSEASQEPGRDSQQQPPPHVPGPADPPKPQPFPAGAPSFPLPYSPAPSMPVGPTAHGALPPAPFPGSPVTVGHVASSQPSTQPAFPYKPPPGPGYPPAQAADAAPGYPKPPSGGSSPAPGYSWSPSRGPPQPPPFPGSHPSPPPPRPGYPPYLPPGVGRPQCPYPTQPPLPSFPIPPQPPCPPGPLPPFGYPPPPNPQRPAWPGY is encoded by the exons ATGGACACCCTGAGGAACCGGACGGTGGAggagctccaggagctgcaggagaatGCAGAGGAGATCGAGCGCCTGGCCCTGGAGTCCCAGGAG GTTcaggagctgcagctggaaaGGGAGATGGCCCTTGCTGCCAATCGGAGCTTGGCCGAGCAGAACCTGAAGTTCCAGGCGCCGCTGGAGACGGGGCGCACCGACCTCTCTGACAAGTACGAAGAGCTGCAGAAGCTGGCTGAGCGGTGTaaagagcaaaaagcaaaactgG agaAATTTTCAGCAGCAATGCATCCTCAGACCTTGCTGGATCTCCTGCAGGTGGAAAGCCAGAAAATTGAAGAGGAGTCTGAG AAAATGGCCGAGAAGTTCCTGGAGGGCGAGGTGCCCCTGGAGACATTTCTCGAGCAGTTTTCCGTGATGAGGAAGTTGTCCCACTTGCGCCGGGTCAGAGttgaaaagctgcaggagatACTGAGGAAGTCAGAAGCGTCGCAGGAGCCCGGCAGGGACTCTCAGCAGCAGCCGCCTCCTCACGTACCTGGGCCCGCAGACCCGCCGAAGCCGCAGCCCTTCCCTGCAGgggctccttccttccctttgccCTACAGCCCAGCCCCGAGCATGCCGGTCGGCCCCACAGCCCATGgagctctccctcctgctcctttccCTGGCTCCCCGGTCACCGTGGGACACGTCGCCTCCTCTCAGCCGAGCACCCAGCCCGCGTTTCCCTATAAGCCCCCTCCAGGTCCCGGATACCCGCCAGCGCAGGCTGCCGACGCCGCGCCGGGGTATCCCAAACCCCCCTCGGGAGGCTCGTCTCCAGCGCCGGGCTATTCCTGGTCTCCCTCCAGGGGCCCGCCTCAGCCCCCGCCGTTTCCTGGCTCCCACCCCTCTCCTCCGCCGCCCAGACCCGGGTACCCTCCCTACCTCCCCCCTGGGGTAGGGAGACCGCAGTGCCCCTACCCAACCCAGCCCCCTCTCCCTAGTTTCCCCAtccccccgcagcctccctgTCCTCCTGGACCGCTCCCACCCTTTGGGTACCCCCCCCCTCCAAACCCTCAGCGCCCTGCTTGGCCTGGCTACTGA